The nucleotide window TTGGCACCAGGCCCCCCAGGCACCACCAGAGCCAGCGGTTTCGCAGGCCAGCCAGCCAATGGGGCTGCTGGGCCAGTAAAGCCCCAAGCAGCATCAGGCCACCGACCATGGGCAGTATGAACAGCGGCCAAGACAGCAGGGTATAGCCAAAACTGTGCAGCCGGTATTGCAGCTGCTCCAGGTAGCTGCCTTGGGCAAAAACGGCCAAGGCCTGGGTATCCGGCTCCGGGTTCGGCGGCGTCAGGCTCAGCAGGCCGATAAACACCAAGGCCCCCAGCAACACCAAAAACAGGGATAACAACAGACGCTTTTTGGGCTCCCCCCCTTGGGTGTAGGGCAACATCACGGAGGCGGTCAGGGCGTAGAGCAGCAGGATGTCCCCGTCCCAGACCAAGAAACCGTGGGCAAGGCCAAACAGCGCCAGCCAGCGTAAACGTCGATGCTGGTAAGCGTTACCGGCCTTGGCCAGCCATACCAGGCCCATGCCGAACAACACCGACAGCAGGCTGATAAACTTGCCGTCCGCCAGCAGCACGTTGCACCACCAGACCAGTTGGCTAAGGGCACCAGGCTCGGCCAACCTGTCATAGCGGTAGGCCTCAAGCTGGCCAAAGGACTGGATATTGACCAGGAGGATGCCGAAAATAGCCAGTCCCCTGGCGCTGTCGATGGCGGCGAGTCGGGAAGTCATGAATTGCCGGAAGTTGGGAGGTCAGGATGCATGATGATGACAAGACTTTGTTTGAAAAGGAAATGCAAGGTGTGCAGCCGATGGGTAACCTCAACAGCGCAGGCCTGGCTCCCAAACCCCAACAGGCCGGTGCCGACGCCCGCCGCGCCGCTGCCGAGGCGGAACTGGCCGAGGACATCAATTACCTGTCTTCGGAAGCGGTAGAACTGGTAGATCCCCACGACGTACTGGCCTACAAAAAAGACGGGGTCCAGGACGGCGTATTCAAGCAGCTTCGCCAAGGGAAATACGATATCCAAGGGGTGCTTGACCTGCACAAGAAGCGCTTCGTGGCGGCTCGCGCCGAGGTCTTTGCATTTATCCGCGACAGCCACCGCATCGGCCTTCGCACCCTGCTGGTAATGCATGGCCGGGGCGAAAACGCCAAACCCGTACCGGCTTTTCTTAAGAGCTACTGCGCCAAATGGCTCAAGGAAATGCCACAGGTCCTGGCCTACCACAGCGCCCAGCGCCACCACGGGTCCACCGGCGCCCTCTATGTGCTGCTGCGAAAGAACGACGAGCAAAAGCGGGAAAACTTCGAACGCCACGCCAAACGCTAAAAAAGGCGGCCCCAGGGCCGCCTTTGTCAATAGAGGTATTGGCGTTCGTCTTCGGTGAGCATGGCCGGGCTGTCCTGCCCCAGCTGGTGCTGGTAGATGACATTGAAGGCCAGCACGTTCTGCACGTAGTTGCGGGTTTCCTTGAAGGGGATGGACTCCACAAAGGCATCGAAGGGCAACTCCTTACCCACCCAGCGCGCCACCCGATGTGGCCCGGCATTGTAGGCCGCCGCCGCCAATATGCGGTTGTTGTCGAACTTCTCCAGCATCTGGCGCAGGTACTCGGTACCCAGGCGGATATTGACGTTCGGGTCGAACAGATCGCCAGCGCCGGCATCCCCCAGGCTCTTGGCCGTATGGCGGGCCGTCGCCGGCATCAGCTGCATCAGCCCCCTGGCGCCAACCGGCGACTGGGCCTTGGGATCTAGGGCACTTTCCTGGCGGCTGAGAGCCAACAGGAAGCTCTTGGGCATTTTCCTGAGGGTGCTGTAGCGCTCGAACTGGTCTTCAAAGGCCAGGGGGAAGCGCAACGACACCAGATCCCAACCGTCGCCACGGATGGCGGCCAGTATCGCCAGGTTTTCAAAACCCTGCTCATGGGCCCAGCCGGCCAGGGCCTGGCGCTGGCTGTCCGACAAGGGGGTCATCAGGTGATACCACTCCATGCGTGCCAGCAGGGCCTCGTCCATGGCCAGCAGCAGCGGAATGCGCTTAAGGGCCCCCATGTCGGCAAGGCCTGCGGTCATGGGCGGCGGCGGTATCTCGTTGAGCTCAAAGGGCTGTCCCAGGGCTTCTGCGGCCAAAAAGCCGTAATAGGAGCGTTGCTTGGCCGCTTCCTTAAGCAGGTTTTCCTTCAAGGCCGGGTCCGGTTCGGTCTTGGCCAGCCAGTATTGCCAACGGTCGTTGGCCACTTCCGCTTCGCTCAGCAGTCCTATCCAATCCCGGGCGCCTTGCGGGTCGCCTTGGGCCAAGGCATGGCGAATACGCCGCTCGGTCATCTGGTCGTCCCGGTAGTAGCGCACCGCTTCGTCCCGCCACTCCATGGCCTTCTTGTCGTCGGTGTCGTACAGCCTGGCGGCCAGGAAACGGGCCACCTCATGGCGCTGGGGCGCCGTGAATTCCATATGGTCGCGGGCCTGCATCCAGGTGCGCCAGGCCTGCTCGGGATTGCGCCTGGCCAGGCGCTCCACCGCCAGCACCGTCAGCCGCCGGCTGCGCTCGGCGTCACCGGGTACCGGTACCCGGCTGGCTACTTTCTGGGGTTGGTTGAACAGGGCCAAAATCGACTTGGCCACGTCCCCCTGATGGCCGCGAAGCGACCGGGCCAGGTAACCAAGCAGGCTGCCCTGACCACGGGCAAAGGCCAGTTCCATGCGCGACAGCACCAGATCAGATTTGAGGTGACCGGCCTTTTGCCAGGCGCTGAACAAAGGATCGCAGGCCTTGGGCTGGGACCGGCCCACCAGGTAGAGCTGCTCGGCCCCTTGCCAGGCCTGCTCCTTTGCCCCTGTCTCGAGCTTGGCCCGGTAATAGAGGCACTGGCGCTCGTCACCGGCCGGTTCGCGGGCGGCAACGCTGAGCAGCTCACCCCAGTCCTTACGGGCCGCCGCTTCGTCGATAAAGCGCATCACCAGGAAGCGCCCAAGGGGAGAGTCGGGGTAGTCGTGCTCAAAGGCCTGGACCTGCTCCGCCGTCACCTTGGCCATGTGGTCCTTGAGGTAGTAATAATCCAGGTAGCTGGCCAAAGGATGCTGGTTCAGCTCCTGGCGCAGCTTGAGGTAGGTCTTGTCATCACCGCGCTGCTGGGCTTTGCGGGCAGCAAGATAGGCGTCATCCGCCAGGCTGCCGGCTGAAAGCAGGGAAAAGAGCAGCGCAATACTCCATCGAGGCATAGGCCGTCCTTCTCGGTCAGAGTGCGTCGAGTTGCAACTGGGCCAGTTTGGGGTGGATCACCCACTGGCAATAAGGCTGCGTCTGGTGTCTGTTGTAGTAGTCGCGGTGTTCCACTTCCGCCGGATAAAAAGTCTCCAGGGGCGCAAGCTCGGTGACCAACGGCAGATCGTAATCGGCCTGGGCCCTTGCCATGGCAGCCTGGGCGGCCTGCTGCTGGGCCGGGCTTTGAAACAGGATGATGGAACGGTACTGAGGGCCCACGTCATTGCCCTGGCGATTGAGGGTGGTGGGGTCATGGGCGTTGAAGAAAAGCTCGAAAAGGTCGTCCAGGGCCAGGGCCCTGGGATCGAAGTGCACTTGCACCACTTCGGCATGGCCGCTGTCACCACGGCACACATCTTTATAACTTGGATCAGGCAACTGGCCGCCGGCATAGCCGGACTGCACCGCCTCTACGCCCCGAACCCGTTGAAAAACGGCTTCCAGGCACCAAAAACAGCCCCCCCCAAGGGTGATCTGGTCCATTCTGTCCCTCCTTTGCCATGAGACACCGCCCATCCTGGACAGTCGACATACGGCTTTGCTATCTCACTCTATGGTGTCCGGGAATACTCCGTTTCGCCAGCGGCAGCGTCAAAAAATTTACGCTGCCCGGGTGAGCTTAGCGGGGACTGCATAAATACAAGGCCAACAGCCAGGTGACCCAGGGCAAGGGGGGGTAGAAAAGGTAGCGCTCCCAGTTGCTGCGTACTTGCCAGCCCACGGCGTGCACCACACACAGGGCCATGGCGATCATCATCAGGCTAAGGCCTCCGTGGGGCGGGGTTCGGCCCAGCACTACGGATCCCCAGATAAACACCAGGCCGGCCAGGGCCAACAAGCCCGACAACCAGCGAAAACGGCCTTGGGGTACCAACATCTTGAACTCCTTGGATGAAAAAAACGGCAGGCCCGGGGGAGGCCTGCCGTTGTCCTGCGCTGTTACTGCGCGTCTTCTTCTTTGCTGTACTCGACGATCTCGAGCCACATGGCGTTAACGATACCGAAGGCGCAAGCCAAGAGCACACCCAGTATCCAAGCGAAATACCACATATTGCCTCCTAGTAGCTGCCAACAGAATTTTGTTCGATGTGCTCGGCGCTGACCTTGCCCCACAGCTTGTAGTAACACCAGAGGGTGTAACCCAGCACTATGGGTACGAAGATGCAGGCCACCACGAACATGATACCCAAGGTCTTATGGCTGGAAACCACATCCCACATGGTCAGGCTGTGGTCAGGCATCAGGCTGGACGGCATCACGAAGGGGAACAGCGAACCGCCAGCGGTGAAGATGACACCGGCGCAGGCCAGGGAGCTGAACAGGAAGGCCCAGCCAGGGCGGCCGCGCCAGGCCAGCAGCACGCTCATAAGGCCTGCCACCACGCCCAGCACAGGGGCGACCCACAGCAGCGGAAAGGCGTCGTAGTTGGCCAGCCAGGCGCCGCTCTTGTTAGAGACGGTCTTGTTGAGGATATTGAGGGCGCTGTTGGTGTCGCCAATTTTATCCAGCACATAGCCGTCCACCCCCAGTTGCAGGCACAGGCCGGCAGCGATAAAGGCTACCACCATCACCAGGCCGGCAATGGCGCTGGCAATGCGGGCGCGGCCGGCCACAGGGCCTTCGGCGCGCAGGGCCAGGTAGTTGCCGCCGTGCATCATCAGCATCGACAGGCTCACCACGCCGCACAACAAGGCGAAGGGGGTCAGCAACTGGAAGAAGTTACCGGTATAGGTGGAGTACATCAGGTTGTCGAGCTTAAAGGGCACCCCCAGGAACAGGTTGCCAAAGGCCACCCCGAACACCAGGGCCGGGACCGCCGAGCCGGCGAAAATGCCCCAGTCCCAGGCGCTACGCCAGCGCGTGTCCTTGACCTTGGAGCGGTACTCAAAGCCCACCGGCCGAAAGAACAGGGCAAACAGCACCAGTAGCAGCGCCCAGTAGAAGCCGGAGAAGGCCACGGCGTAGACCACAGGCCAGGCAGCAAAGATGGCGCCACCGGCGGTGATAAACCAGACCTGGTTGCCGTCCCAGTGCGGGCCAAGGGCGTTGATGGCCACCCGCCGCTCGGTGTCGGTCTTGCCGACGAAGGGCATCAGGGCACCGGCCCCCATGTCAAAGCCGTCGGTGATGGCAAAGCCTATCAGCAGCACGCCGATAAGCACCCACCAGATAAGTTTGAGGACTTCGTAATCCATGATCAGGCCTCCTGCGCCTTGGTTTCGAAGTGGTAGCGGCCGGTTTCAAGGACGCTGGGACCACGACGGGCATAGCGGATCATCAGGTACATCTCGGCAATCAGCAGCACGGTGTAGAAGAACACGAAGCCGGCGATACTACCCATCACATCCCCTTTGGACAGGGTCGACACGGACAGGTGGGTGGGCAGCACTTCGGCGATGGACCAAGGCTGGCGGCCATATTCGGCCACGAACCAACCCACTTCACAGGCGATCCAGGGAGCCGGCAGGGCGATAAGCGCAAACTTGAGCAGCCAGCGCTTCTGGCCGATGCGGTGGCGGGCGCTCTCGTAGAAGGCCAGGGCAAAAACCACCAGCATGATCATGCCCATGGCCACCATGATGCGAAAGGTCCAGAACATGGGAGCCACTTTCGGGATGGAGGTGTCCACCGCCTGCTTGATGTCCGCCTCGGTGGCGTCCACCACGTTGGGGGCATAGCGCTTGACCAATAGGCCATAGCCCAGGTCGTCCTTGAGTTCGCTAAAGCGGGCCCGGTTAGCCGGGGTGTCTTCGCCGTTTTTCAGTTTTTCCAGCACCTCATAGGCCAGGATACCGTTGCGAATACGCGCTTCGTGCTCGACTTTCAGGTCCTTGATACCCACCACCGGCTCGTCCAGGGAACGGGTGGCGATGATGCCCAGCACATAGGGGATTTTGACCGCATAGTCGGTACGCCCGGCTTCCTGGTTGGGGAACCCGAACAGGGTAAAGTCGGCCGGGGCTTCCTGGGTTTCCCATTCCGCTTCGATGGCGGCCAGCTTGGCTTTTTGCACGTCCCCTACTTCGTAGCCGGACTCGTCACCCAGCAGGATAACGGACAGCACCGAGGCCAGGCCGAACGAGGCGGCGATGGCAAAGGAACGCTTGGCAAAGGCAATATCGCGGCCCTTGAGCAAGAAGTAGCTGGAAATGGCCAGCACGAACATGGCTCCGGTTACGTAACCGGCAGACACGGTGTGCACGAATTTCACCTGGGCCACGGGGTTGAAGATAAGCTCACTGAAAGAGGCCATCTCCATGCGCATGGTTTCAAAGTTGAACTCGGCACCCACCGGATTTTGCATCCAGCCGTTGGCGATGAGGATCCAAAGGGCCGACAGGTTCGATCCTAAGGCCACCAACCAGGTCACCGTCAGATGCTGCACCTTGCTCAGGCGTTCCCAACCGAAGAAGAACAGGCCGATAAAGGTGGACTCGAGGAAGAAGGCCATCAGGCCTTCGATGGCCAGGGGGGCACCGAAGATATCACCCACATAGTGGGAGTAATAAGCCCAGTTGGTACCGAACTGGAATTCCATGGTAATGCCCGTGGTCACGCCCAGGGCAAAGTTGATCCCGAACAGTTTACCCCAGAATTTCACCATATCCTTATAGATCTGCTTACCGGTCATCACATAGACCGATTCCATGATCGCCAGGATAAAGGACATGCCCAGGGTCAGTGGCACGAACAAAAAGTGGTACAGCGCCGTGATGGCGAACTGCAAGCGCGATAGATCAACGACATCATCACCGATCATTGTCGGACTCCTTGGATGCTGAAGGCGAGGCGTTTAGAAATTGGTTATCAATGGCCGTGGCCCCCTGGTTCACATCCACCGGATCACTGAAAAACACCAGCTTGAAGGTGATGATCAGGGCCAGTTTCAAAACCAGGATGGCAGCGATTTCTTTCGCCAAGGCAGGGCGTTTCATGCCCATGGGGGCTCTCCTTAGTGAACCTCGGCTGAAAGTATGCGCCCAACCCCAATAGGCAAATTTGATTTGCCGCAAATAAGGATCGGACTGTCCGAAGAGAGTGTCGCCAAGCGTATCCCTGTCCTTTTAGCCGCAGTAACATCATGATGGGCTTCACAGGACAGTATGGGTCAGCCCTGACCCAACAGGATGATAAATAATGAAAAGACTACTTTTGGCGGCCTGGATGGCGCCCTTTTTTGCCGCTGCCGTCCAGGCCAATTGCCCGGCCATGGCCATAGGCCAGGTGCAGGGCCAAGGGGACAGTTCCCCCTACCAAAACCAGCAGGTAACAGTGCAAGGGGTGCTGAGCGCAACCAGCCAGCAGCTGCTGCCGGGCTTTGTCATCACAGGTGACAGCGACCAGGACCCGGCCACCTCCGACGCCCTTTTTATCGCCGCCCCGGCCCCGGCGCCCTTGGGTAGCCTGCTGTGCATCAGTGGCACCGTTACCGAAGTGGGCGGCCAGACCCAGATCACCCCCAGCCAGGTGCAAGTCCTCAAAAATGAAGGCGCCCTGCCCCAGCCAAGCCCCCTGCACCTGGCCAGCGGCCAAAGCCTGGCCCAGGCCCTGGAAGCTCACGAGGGCATGCGCATTACCCTGAGCAAGGACAGCAACCTCTACATCACCCGCACCTTCAGCTACGACTACGGCGGCCGGCGCAACAACCTGGTGCTGAGCCACGGTGGCCCCCTGGTGGCCCCCACCGAGCACTATCCGGCCGGCAGTGACCAGGCCAAAGCCCAGGCCCTTGCCAACAGCCAAAACCGCCTGTTGCTGGAAAGCGACCTGGCCCCGGCTCCCGGCACCCTGCCCTACTACCCGGACTTTGCCGCCAAGGACCATTACCTTAGGGTGGGTGACCGCCTGAGCGGCCTTAGCGGCACCGTGCTGCAAAGTCACGGCCAGTACCGATTGCTGGTGGACGGCGCCCTGACCCAGGCCCAGGTAGAACATACCCAAGACCGCAGCGCCGCACCGACACTGGCCAAGGCCGGAAACCTCAAGGTGGCCAGCTTCAACGTCCTTAATTATTTCAACAGCGCCGTGGGCGGCGATGCCAACCCCACAGGCCAGAACCGGGGTGCCAAGTCGGCAGAGGATTTTGCGCTGCAGCGTACCAAGATAGTCAGCGCCATGACCGCCATCGACGCCGACCTCTTTGGCCTGATGGAAATCGAGAACAACGGTTTTGGCGAAGGTTCGGCCCTTAAGGATTTGGTCAGCCACCTCAATGCCGCCCAGGGCGACCCGGCCCTGCACTACGACTACGTGCGCACCGACGCCGGTAACATCGGCGAAGACGCCATCACCGTCGCCATCCTCTACCGCCCGGCGCGCCTGGCCCTGGACGGTAAGGCCAAGGTGCTGGCCATGCCCCACCAGCAAGGCCAGGCCCAAGGCCCTGACGGGCGCAGCCTGACCGTCTTTGCCGGCCAGCGCGCGTCCCTGGCCCAGGGCTTTACCCGCATCGACGGGGACCAGCGTTCAGCGCCCTTTACCCTGGTGGTAAACCACTTCAAGTCCAAGGGCTCGCCCTGCATCGAAGACTACCCCCACTACAGCCGCGCCAACCCGCCCCACGGCCAGGGTCACTGCAACGCGCTGCGGGTGTCCGCCGCCCAGGTGCTGGGCCAGGCCCTACCAGAATTCACCAGCCCGGTGCTGGCCATCGGCGACTTCAACGCCTATAGCCAGGAAGACCCGCTGCTGGCCCTGACCACAGGAGGCAAACCCCTGGCCACCGCCAGCCACGCCCTGGTGGGCCAGCGGCCCTTGCCCCAGCAAAGCCTCGACAAAGGCTTTGGCCTGGTGGATCTGAACCGCCACTTCGACAGTCCCGGCTATTCCTACAGCTATGACGGTGAACAGGGCAGCCTGGACCATGCCCTGGCCAGCCCCGCCCTGCTGGACAAGGTAGTAGCGGTGAGCGACTGGCATATCAACGCTGCCGAGTCGCCGCTGTTTGAATACCCTCGCACCCACACCGGGGATCTTGCCAAGGACCAGGGGCCTTACCGCTCCTCAGACCATGACCCTGTGGTGATCGCCCTTAACTTGCCGGTGCAGGCACAGGGGGGCGCCGGCCTGCCCTTGGCACTGCTGGCCCTGGCCGGGCTATTGCGCCGCCGCCGAGCATAAAAAAAGCCCCCATCCGGGGGCTTTTTTCATTCAAACAGGCCTTTGACCTCGTGAGGCTCCGAGCGCAGATACTGGGGCGACACCTTGAGCTTGGCCCCCAGCTTGGCGGCAGCGTGCCAGGGCCAGCGCGGGTTGTAGAGCATGCCCCTGGCCAGGGCCACTGCGTCGGTGCGGCCCTCGGTCAACAGGGCTTCGGCCTGCTCGGGCTCGGTAATAAGGCCTACGGCAATCACCGGCATGGTCACCTGGGCCTTGATGGCTTCGGCCAGGGGTACCTGGTAGTTGGGGCCAACCGGGATCTGCTGGGCCGGCGACAGGCCGCCGGAAGACACATGGATAAAGTCGCAGCCTCTGGCGTCCAGCGCCTTGGCCAGGGTCAGGCTCTGGGTCAGATCCCAGCCACCTTCCACCCAATCGGTGCCGGAGATCCGCACCCCTACCGCCTTGTCTTTGCCTACGGCGTCGCGCACTGCGTCAAACACCTGCAATACCAGCCGCATGCGGTTTTCCAGGCTGCCGCCGTATTGGTCGCTGCGCTGGTTGGCCAGGGGCGACAGGAATTGGTGCAGCAGGTAGCCGTGGGCGGCGTGGATCTCAATCAAGTCCAAGCCCAAGCGGTCGGCGCGGCGGGCCGCGTCCACAAAGGCCGCCACTATGGCGTCGATGCCGGCCTGGTCCAGGGCGTTTGGCGCCGGATCGCTGTCCATAAAGGGCAAGGCACTGGCCGACACCGTCTGCCAGCCGTTGGCCTGGCCGGGGGCGATGGCACCGCCGCCGTCCCAGGGCCGAGCGCAGGACGCCTTGCGGCCGGCATGGGCCAGCTGAATACCCACCGGCATGGCCGAATAACGGCGCACCGCTTTAAGCACCTTGGCCATGGCCGCTTCGGTGGCGTCGTCCCACAGGCCGACATCGGCATAGGTAATGCGGCCCCTGGGCTCAACGGCGGCGGCTTCAATGATCAACAGGCCGGCGCCGGACTGGGCCAGGTTGCCGTAATGCATCTGGTGCCAATCGCCCATCAGCCCCATTTCTGCCGAATACTGGCACATGGGGGCGATGACGATGCGGTTGTCCAGGGCCAGGGGACCCAGGGACAAAGGGGAGAAAAGCTGGCTCACATGGGCCTCCTTAAAGTCAGTGGTCTCTAGCATAGAAAATGTGATCGAGGTCACGCAAGACGGCACCAAAGCCTCGCCTAGGCACCAATTGGTAACTCAGCCCCGCTCCCAGCAGCCCCAGCCGCTGGGAGGCAGGACGCCGCAGCCGTTAAGGCGTTTGTCCGCCATGTCTGGCCAATTACCT belongs to Gallaecimonas xiamenensis 3-C-1 and includes:
- the cydP gene encoding cytochrome oxidase putative small subunit CydP; amino-acid sequence: MGMKRPALAKEIAAILVLKLALIITFKLVFFSDPVDVNQGATAIDNQFLNASPSASKESDNDR
- a CDS encoding transglycosylase SLT domain-containing protein yields the protein MPRWSIALLFSLLSAGSLADDAYLAARKAQQRGDDKTYLKLRQELNQHPLASYLDYYYLKDHMAKVTAEQVQAFEHDYPDSPLGRFLVMRFIDEAAARKDWGELLSVAAREPAGDERQCLYYRAKLETGAKEQAWQGAEQLYLVGRSQPKACDPLFSAWQKAGHLKSDLVLSRMELAFARGQGSLLGYLARSLRGHQGDVAKSILALFNQPQKVASRVPVPGDAERSRRLTVLAVERLARRNPEQAWRTWMQARDHMEFTAPQRHEVARFLAARLYDTDDKKAMEWRDEAVRYYRDDQMTERRIRHALAQGDPQGARDWIGLLSEAEVANDRWQYWLAKTEPDPALKENLLKEAAKQRSYYGFLAAEALGQPFELNEIPPPPMTAGLADMGALKRIPLLLAMDEALLARMEWYHLMTPLSDSQRQALAGWAHEQGFENLAILAAIRGDGWDLVSLRFPLAFEDQFERYSTLRKMPKSFLLALSRQESALDPKAQSPVGARGLMQLMPATARHTAKSLGDAGAGDLFDPNVNIRLGTEYLRQMLEKFDNNRILAAAAYNAGPHRVARWVGKELPFDAFVESIPFKETRNYVQNVLAFNVIYQHQLGQDSPAMLTEDERQYLY
- the msrA gene encoding peptide-methionine (S)-S-oxide reductase MsrA, encoding MDQITLGGGCFWCLEAVFQRVRGVEAVQSGYAGGQLPDPSYKDVCRGDSGHAEVVQVHFDPRALALDDLFELFFNAHDPTTLNRQGNDVGPQYRSIILFQSPAQQQAAQAAMARAQADYDLPLVTELAPLETFYPAEVEHRDYYNRHQTQPYCQWVIHPKLAQLQLDAL
- a CDS encoding ExeM/NucH family extracellular endonuclease is translated as MKRLLLAAWMAPFFAAAVQANCPAMAIGQVQGQGDSSPYQNQQVTVQGVLSATSQQLLPGFVITGDSDQDPATSDALFIAAPAPAPLGSLLCISGTVTEVGGQTQITPSQVQVLKNEGALPQPSPLHLASGQSLAQALEAHEGMRITLSKDSNLYITRTFSYDYGGRRNNLVLSHGGPLVAPTEHYPAGSDQAKAQALANSQNRLLLESDLAPAPGTLPYYPDFAAKDHYLRVGDRLSGLSGTVLQSHGQYRLLVDGALTQAQVEHTQDRSAAPTLAKAGNLKVASFNVLNYFNSAVGGDANPTGQNRGAKSAEDFALQRTKIVSAMTAIDADLFGLMEIENNGFGEGSALKDLVSHLNAAQGDPALHYDYVRTDAGNIGEDAITVAILYRPARLALDGKAKVLAMPHQQGQAQGPDGRSLTVFAGQRASLAQGFTRIDGDQRSAPFTLVVNHFKSKGSPCIEDYPHYSRANPPHGQGHCNALRVSAAQVLGQALPEFTSPVLAIGDFNAYSQEDPLLALTTGGKPLATASHALVGQRPLPQQSLDKGFGLVDLNRHFDSPGYSYSYDGEQGSLDHALASPALLDKVVAVSDWHINAAESPLFEYPRTHTGDLAKDQGPYRSSDHDPVVIALNLPVQAQGGAGLPLALLALAGLLRRRRA
- the cydX gene encoding cytochrome bd-I oxidase subunit CydX; translation: MWYFAWILGVLLACAFGIVNAMWLEIVEYSKEEDAQ
- a CDS encoding cytochrome ubiquinol oxidase subunit I; translated protein: MIGDDVVDLSRLQFAITALYHFLFVPLTLGMSFILAIMESVYVMTGKQIYKDMVKFWGKLFGINFALGVTTGITMEFQFGTNWAYYSHYVGDIFGAPLAIEGLMAFFLESTFIGLFFFGWERLSKVQHLTVTWLVALGSNLSALWILIANGWMQNPVGAEFNFETMRMEMASFSELIFNPVAQVKFVHTVSAGYVTGAMFVLAISSYFLLKGRDIAFAKRSFAIAASFGLASVLSVILLGDESGYEVGDVQKAKLAAIEAEWETQEAPADFTLFGFPNQEAGRTDYAVKIPYVLGIIATRSLDEPVVGIKDLKVEHEARIRNGILAYEVLEKLKNGEDTPANRARFSELKDDLGYGLLVKRYAPNVVDATEADIKQAVDTSIPKVAPMFWTFRIMVAMGMIMLVVFALAFYESARHRIGQKRWLLKFALIALPAPWIACEVGWFVAEYGRQPWSIAEVLPTHLSVSTLSKGDVMGSIAGFVFFYTVLLIAEMYLMIRYARRGPSVLETGRYHFETKAQEA
- the cydB gene encoding cytochrome d ubiquinol oxidase subunit II, producing the protein MMDYEVLKLIWWVLIGVLLIGFAITDGFDMGAGALMPFVGKTDTERRVAINALGPHWDGNQVWFITAGGAIFAAWPVVYAVAFSGFYWALLLVLFALFFRPVGFEYRSKVKDTRWRSAWDWGIFAGSAVPALVFGVAFGNLFLGVPFKLDNLMYSTYTGNFFQLLTPFALLCGVVSLSMLMMHGGNYLALRAEGPVAGRARIASAIAGLVMVVAFIAAGLCLQLGVDGYVLDKIGDTNSALNILNKTVSNKSGAWLANYDAFPLLWVAPVLGVVAGLMSVLLAWRGRPGWAFLFSSLACAGVIFTAGGSLFPFVMPSSLMPDHSLTMWDVVSSHKTLGIMFVVACIFVPIVLGYTLWCYYKLWGKVSAEHIEQNSVGSY
- a CDS encoding NADH:flavin oxidoreductase/NADH oxidase, which gives rise to MSQLFSPLSLGPLALDNRIVIAPMCQYSAEMGLMGDWHQMHYGNLAQSGAGLLIIEAAAVEPRGRITYADVGLWDDATEAAMAKVLKAVRRYSAMPVGIQLAHAGRKASCARPWDGGGAIAPGQANGWQTVSASALPFMDSDPAPNALDQAGIDAIVAAFVDAARRADRLGLDLIEIHAAHGYLLHQFLSPLANQRSDQYGGSLENRMRLVLQVFDAVRDAVGKDKAVGVRISGTDWVEGGWDLTQSLTLAKALDARGCDFIHVSSGGLSPAQQIPVGPNYQVPLAEAIKAQVTMPVIAVGLITEPEQAEALLTEGRTDAVALARGMLYNPRWPWHAAAKLGAKLKVSPQYLRSEPHEVKGLFE
- a CDS encoding DUF418 domain-containing protein, yielding MTSRLAAIDSARGLAIFGILLVNIQSFGQLEAYRYDRLAEPGALSQLVWWCNVLLADGKFISLLSVLFGMGLVWLAKAGNAYQHRRLRWLALFGLAHGFLVWDGDILLLYALTASVMLPYTQGGEPKKRLLLSLFLVLLGALVFIGLLSLTPPNPEPDTQALAVFAQGSYLEQLQYRLHSFGYTLLSWPLFILPMVGGLMLLGALLAQQPHWLAGLRNRWLWWCLGGLVPSALALMLDPALGHGWLLLFAPIQALGYLGLALRFGSGWTALQGAGRIALSHYLLQSLVMTGFFYGTGLFGQWPRAALLALALGYSLLALALTPLYLRRFSQGPFEWLWRRLAHRQATPG
- the smrA gene encoding DNA endonuclease SmrA, with protein sequence MHDDDKTLFEKEMQGVQPMGNLNSAGLAPKPQQAGADARRAAAEAELAEDINYLSSEAVELVDPHDVLAYKKDGVQDGVFKQLRQGKYDIQGVLDLHKKRFVAARAEVFAFIRDSHRIGLRTLLVMHGRGENAKPVPAFLKSYCAKWLKEMPQVLAYHSAQRHHGSTGALYVLLRKNDEQKRENFERHAKR